One Bdellovibrio bacteriovorus str. Tiberius DNA segment encodes these proteins:
- the gcvH gene encoding glycine cleavage system protein GcvH, producing the protein MPYFLPEELYYTTNHEWLHVDENLATIGLTEYALERLGEILYMELPEEGQHTTPGHTLSSIESVKNIHDLISTINGTVLEINASLIEDPTPLNDDPMSEGWLFRIEMDNERDLSSLIRSRDYKALISK; encoded by the coding sequence ATGCCCTATTTCTTGCCCGAAGAACTGTATTACACGACCAATCACGAGTGGCTGCACGTCGATGAGAATCTCGCGACAATCGGCCTGACCGAATATGCCCTGGAACGCCTGGGCGAAATTCTTTACATGGAGCTTCCTGAAGAGGGTCAGCACACCACCCCGGGCCACACCTTGAGTTCCATTGAAAGCGTGAAGAACATCCATGATCTGATCTCCACCATCAATGGCACAGTGCTGGAGATCAACGCCTCTCTGATTGAGGACCCCACGCCTCTCAATGACGATCCAATGAGCGAAGGCTGGCTATTTCGTATCGAAATGGACAACGAGCGCGACCTTTCCAGTCTGATTCGCTCCCGGGACTACAAAGCCCTGATCAGCAAATGA
- a CDS encoding Fur family transcriptional regulator: MKKHRDLVLFLKSHGLRMTASKKLMIQFFLDHQNHPVRPQDLQSFMTKHLPKADRTTIYRNIEKLISLDVIQELHIPQKGKVFKYIFDKKPHHYCICKSCGKVIKGNEDLFKRIEKTLKEIHDFAKANLSVVFYGHCSQCE, from the coding sequence ATGAAAAAGCACCGCGACTTAGTTCTTTTTTTAAAGTCTCACGGCCTGCGCATGACCGCTTCCAAAAAGCTGATGATCCAGTTTTTCCTGGATCATCAGAATCACCCTGTCCGCCCCCAAGATTTGCAAAGCTTCATGACCAAGCATCTGCCCAAAGCGGACCGCACGACGATTTATCGCAATATTGAAAAATTGATTTCTTTGGATGTTATTCAGGAACTGCATATTCCGCAGAAGGGAAAAGTCTTTAAGTACATCTTCGACAAAAAGCCACATCACTACTGCATCTGCAAGTCCTGCGGTAAAGTGATCAAAGGCAATGAGGACCTTTTCAAACGCATCGAAAAGACATTGAAGGAAATCCACGACTTCGCCAAAGCCAATCTGTCCGTCGTCTTTTATGGCCACTGTTCCCAGTGCGAATAA
- a CDS encoding M17 family metallopeptidase — MAKKATPAAKAAGKLQFHSWIETFDFGKELKVKNEMTGFVYFLGVDDSAKFASLIEEHGLAWQAKTLKQNDREVVYFAGSNGPVWILRPRKKASVGHDGLIDEAAYSWARDQFGTLVSQLKAHHLKAVQMEFHGTEGAQDLGALVGLDVAVYNFRQFVDGKQLTDLPKVALRKSLGSWDKAVVKDAMLRARAVNVARHMVNLPPNDLNPKSFAEMATKRLGFPKNTKVTVWDTKKLVSEKMGLHVAVGQGAENGPCMVHLKYRPAKRSALKPVAIVGKGITFDTGGLDIKPSSAMRLMKKDMGGAASVIALAQWAAESNYPGPLDFYLALAENAVDGKSFRPGDVITARSGMKVEIDNTDAEGRLVLADVLDVACTQKGTEEAELVIDVATLTGAIKVGLGAEIAGLFSNDDELAAALTKAGQRSGDLNWRMPLFEKYWGDLSSPFADCKNSGGGFGGAITAALFLQKFVRGKKWAHLDVYAWTDKAQGALLSSGGSGQPVQCLIEFLNSRLK, encoded by the coding sequence GTGGCTAAAAAAGCGACTCCAGCAGCAAAGGCGGCGGGGAAGCTTCAATTCCATTCCTGGATTGAAACTTTCGACTTCGGAAAAGAACTTAAAGTAAAAAATGAAATGACAGGCTTTGTCTATTTCCTAGGGGTGGATGACTCTGCAAAGTTCGCTTCCCTGATTGAAGAGCATGGTTTGGCTTGGCAGGCAAAGACCCTGAAACAGAACGACCGTGAGGTTGTTTATTTCGCAGGCAGCAACGGCCCGGTTTGGATTCTTCGTCCACGCAAAAAAGCCAGCGTTGGCCATGACGGTCTGATTGATGAAGCAGCTTATTCCTGGGCTCGTGATCAGTTCGGCACTTTGGTGAGCCAGTTGAAAGCTCACCACCTGAAAGCAGTTCAAATGGAATTCCATGGCACTGAAGGAGCTCAGGATCTGGGTGCTTTGGTTGGTTTGGATGTGGCAGTTTATAACTTCCGTCAGTTCGTTGACGGCAAGCAACTGACCGATCTGCCAAAAGTGGCATTGAGAAAATCTCTGGGTTCTTGGGATAAAGCGGTCGTGAAGGATGCAATGTTGCGCGCGCGCGCGGTTAACGTGGCCCGTCACATGGTGAACTTGCCACCGAATGATCTGAATCCGAAATCTTTCGCGGAAATGGCAACCAAACGCCTGGGCTTCCCGAAAAACACCAAAGTCACTGTTTGGGACACCAAAAAGCTGGTTTCCGAAAAAATGGGTCTGCATGTGGCCGTAGGGCAGGGAGCTGAAAACGGTCCTTGCATGGTTCACCTTAAATACCGTCCGGCGAAGAGATCGGCTTTGAAGCCGGTGGCTATTGTCGGTAAAGGGATCACTTTTGACACCGGTGGCTTGGATATTAAACCAAGCTCAGCAATGCGTCTGATGAAGAAAGACATGGGTGGCGCGGCCAGCGTGATCGCCCTGGCTCAGTGGGCTGCGGAAAGCAACTATCCGGGTCCTTTGGATTTCTATCTGGCCTTGGCTGAAAATGCGGTGGATGGAAAGTCCTTCCGTCCGGGGGATGTGATCACGGCCCGCAGTGGGATGAAAGTTGAAATCGACAACACCGATGCGGAAGGCCGCTTGGTTCTGGCGGATGTTTTGGATGTGGCCTGTACGCAAAAAGGCACAGAAGAAGCCGAGCTGGTGATTGACGTTGCGACCCTGACGGGTGCTATCAAGGTGGGCTTGGGGGCTGAAATTGCCGGTCTGTTCTCGAACGATGATGAACTGGCCGCGGCTTTGACCAAAGCCGGTCAGCGTTCCGGTGATTTGAACTGGCGCATGCCTTTGTTTGAAAAGTACTGGGGCGATCTGTCTTCACCGTTTGCGGATTGCAAAAATTCCGGCGGCGGTTTCGGTGGCGCTATTACGGCGGCATTGTTCCTGCAAAAATTCGTGCGTGGAAAAAAATGGGCGCACTTGGATGTGTATGCATGGACGGACAAGGCTCAGGGGGCTTTGCTTTCCAGCGGCGGCAGCGGTCAGCCGGTTCAGTGCTTGATTGAGTTCCTGAACTCCCGTCTGAAATAG
- a CDS encoding endonuclease/exonuclease/phosphatase family protein — MFDGIPSKDALNLKEAHWQRLSTSVYENKPLKKTQDIAKALKEINADIIMLCEVGGLESLNNFNLLFMDEAYSPCLIEGNSERNIDVGFLIRKGLPFYFDLQSNKHRLINYLYPHERDSLAHGYPVKGGKITTSHKFSRDVVELKLFKTDRDKPFMIILLTHLKSRLDPERIDPNGFERRQAELRTLIEIYQELEKTHPQVPVMVAGDFNGNASVTGTDEEFKDIYSLTSLRDVLEVAQLEFEERATFYQVRNSSRADGRQIDFVFIPPLLHPYLKPVSAYVHRYKDEFGMAHDIPRNMDAKLSLPSDHYPLVFEIEKLPLK, encoded by the coding sequence ATGTTTGATGGAATCCCGTCCAAGGATGCTCTGAACCTGAAAGAAGCTCACTGGCAGCGTCTGTCCACGTCGGTCTATGAAAACAAACCTCTGAAGAAGACTCAGGATATCGCCAAAGCCCTCAAAGAGATCAACGCCGACATCATCATGCTGTGTGAAGTGGGCGGACTTGAATCACTGAATAACTTCAACCTTCTCTTTATGGATGAAGCCTATTCCCCTTGTCTGATTGAGGGAAACTCGGAACGCAACATCGACGTGGGGTTTTTGATCCGCAAAGGGCTGCCGTTCTATTTTGACCTTCAGTCCAACAAGCACCGCCTGATCAACTACCTGTATCCGCACGAGCGCGACAGCTTGGCTCACGGCTATCCGGTCAAGGGCGGTAAGATCACCACCAGCCACAAGTTTTCCCGGGACGTCGTGGAACTGAAGCTTTTCAAAACGGACCGGGACAAACCGTTCATGATCATCCTGCTGACGCACTTAAAGTCCCGGCTGGATCCGGAGCGAATTGACCCCAACGGTTTTGAACGACGTCAGGCCGAGCTGCGCACATTGATCGAAATCTATCAGGAACTGGAAAAAACCCACCCGCAGGTGCCGGTCATGGTCGCGGGCGACTTTAATGGCAACGCCAGCGTCACCGGCACCGATGAAGAGTTCAAAGACATCTATAGCCTCACTTCGCTGCGCGACGTGTTGGAGGTAGCGCAGCTGGAGTTTGAGGAACGTGCGACCTTTTATCAAGTCCGCAATTCTTCACGGGCCGACGGGCGGCAAATTGACTTTGTTTTCATCCCACCCCTGCTGCACCCTTATCTGAAGCCGGTGTCGGCTTATGTGCATCGCTACAAAGATGAGTTCGGAATGGCTCACGACATCCCCCGCAATATGGATGCCAAATTAAGTCTGCCTTCGGATCATTATCCATTGGTGTTCGAAATTGAGAAGCTTCCTTTGAAATAA
- the apaG gene encoding Co2+/Mg2+ efflux protein ApaG → MAMQKTSIPDFQITAKVVYVPTESRPAEGYHFFAYKIAITNTGSTPAQLMSRHWVITDALGKKEEVRGPGVVGLQPKIQPGQTFEYDSACPLTTSTGSMVGRYFFVGESGESFSVEVPEFYLIAPLALH, encoded by the coding sequence ATGGCAATGCAAAAAACTTCAATCCCTGATTTCCAAATCACCGCGAAAGTCGTCTACGTCCCTACAGAGTCGCGACCCGCTGAAGGCTATCATTTCTTTGCCTATAAAATTGCCATCACCAACACCGGATCAACTCCTGCCCAACTGATGAGCCGTCACTGGGTTATCACCGATGCTTTGGGCAAAAAAGAAGAAGTCCGCGGCCCTGGCGTTGTCGGATTACAGCCCAAAATTCAGCCCGGTCAAACCTTTGAATATGACAGCGCTTGCCCTCTGACAACGTCCACCGGCAGTATGGTGGGACGTTATTTCTTCGTGGGTGAAAGTGGCGAGAGCTTCTCGGTGGAAGTACCGGAGTTTTATCTGATCGCTCCTTTGGCGCTGCATTAA
- a CDS encoding GNAT family N-acetyltransferase, with product MKSIDLPIVKKTSRLILRPLEVTDYENWVQAYSSMRDPQNEWDETNWAESELTPRKFKELLKSEKDQRARDHFYSFGVFLKDDGTLIGLVTLMDISRAVFQNAYVGYRIFNNYWGYGFAQEATRGCIDIAFKKLKLHRVEAGIAPTNKKSIKVAKALKMRKEGLSKRRLLVHKKWQDMEIWALTKEEV from the coding sequence ATGAAGTCTATAGATCTGCCCATCGTTAAAAAAACATCCCGCCTGATCCTGCGCCCCCTTGAAGTCACTGATTATGAAAACTGGGTGCAGGCCTATTCCAGCATGCGAGATCCGCAAAATGAATGGGATGAAACCAACTGGGCAGAATCCGAACTGACCCCCAGGAAATTCAAAGAACTTCTGAAATCCGAAAAAGACCAGCGCGCACGTGATCACTTTTATTCTTTCGGTGTATTTTTGAAAGACGACGGCACGCTGATTGGTCTTGTCACCCTGATGGATATTTCCCGCGCGGTCTTCCAAAACGCCTATGTCGGCTATCGTATTTTCAATAACTACTGGGGTTATGGATTTGCTCAGGAAGCAACCCGTGGCTGCATCGACATCGCCTTCAAGAAATTAAAACTTCACCGCGTGGAAGCCGGCATCGCGCCGACAAACAAAAAATCCATCAAAGTCGCCAAGGCTTTAAAGATGCGCAAAGAGGGCTTAAGCAAACGCCGCCTGCTGGTTCATAAAAAGTGGCAGGACATGGAAATCTGGGCCCTGACCAAAGAGGAAGTTTAA
- a CDS encoding pseudoazurin: MLKQTVLATALILAAALNAEAATHEIKMLNNGKEGIMVFEPAYLKAAKGDTIKFVPTDPSHDVSSVVVPKGAKAFSAPLNKPLTIKVTEEGVYVYECKIHLPMAMVGVIQVGTPTNLKEAQDKSKEMSKTFAMNKDRLDKYLNQVK; this comes from the coding sequence ATGCTAAAACAAACCGTACTCGCAACCGCACTGATCCTGGCCGCCGCATTGAATGCAGAAGCCGCCACCCACGAAATCAAAATGCTTAACAACGGCAAAGAAGGCATCATGGTCTTCGAACCGGCTTATCTGAAAGCAGCCAAAGGCGACACCATCAAGTTCGTCCCAACCGACCCGTCCCACGACGTGTCTTCCGTGGTAGTTCCAAAAGGCGCCAAAGCCTTCAGCGCCCCACTGAACAAACCGCTGACAATCAAAGTCACTGAAGAAGGCGTCTACGTCTACGAATGCAAAATCCACCTGCCAATGGCCATGGTCGGCGTCATCCAAGTGGGTACTCCAACAAACTTAAAAGAAGCCCAGGACAAATCAAAAGAAATGTCCAAAACCTTCGCCATGAACAAAGACCGCCTGGACAAATATTTGAACCAAGTAAAGTAA
- the pdxH gene encoding pyridoxamine 5'-phosphate oxidase, with translation MFDINKDPFEHFDRLMKEAVTKQIPEANAMSVATVDEKGVPSVRIVYLKEVSKGGFVFYGNYSSHKGKDIETNPVVCLNFHWPAIWQQIRITGKAEKISAAESDAYFATRARLSQIGAWASHQSETIPAIDWLSRRVQEYEKQFDGQVVPRPPHWGGWRVIPTEIEFWFGLNGRLHERYVYQRTEDGGWKTFLRSP, from the coding sequence ATGTTCGACATTAACAAAGACCCTTTTGAGCATTTTGACCGCCTGATGAAAGAGGCGGTCACAAAGCAGATCCCGGAAGCCAACGCAATGTCGGTGGCCACCGTGGATGAAAAGGGTGTGCCCTCCGTGCGCATCGTCTATCTTAAAGAGGTGAGCAAGGGGGGCTTTGTTTTTTATGGGAACTACAGTTCTCATAAAGGCAAAGACATCGAGACTAATCCGGTTGTCTGTCTGAATTTTCACTGGCCCGCGATCTGGCAACAGATCCGCATTACCGGCAAAGCTGAAAAAATTTCGGCGGCTGAAAGTGACGCTTACTTTGCGACACGAGCCCGCTTAAGCCAAATCGGTGCCTGGGCAAGCCATCAGAGTGAAACGATTCCGGCCATCGACTGGTTGTCCCGCCGGGTTCAAGAATACGAAAAACAATTCGACGGCCAAGTTGTGCCACGTCCGCCACACTGGGGCGGGTGGAGAGTCATTCCCACCGAAATCGAATTCTGGTTCGGCCTGAACGGCCGTTTGCACGAACGCTATGTCTATCAGCGCACCGAGGACGGTGGCTGGAAGACATTCCTACGAAGCCCTTAG
- a CDS encoding FKBP-type peptidyl-prolyl cis-trans isomerase has product MNKLVLGGLVVAAMAFTTACQKKVKLDTDMKKASYAIGQQIGGNLKQQNIDFDADALAMALKDAAAGKNEMSKEDMQAAMMKLQEMAMKKQQEQAEGNSKAGKDFLEKNKSAAGVKTTASGLQYIVEKEGTGASPKKEDVVKVHYKGTLTNGEQFDSSYDRGQPAEFPVGGVIPGWTEALQLMKVGGKAKLFIPPELAYGPSGRPGIPPNSVLVFDVELIDIVKQDTKKKK; this is encoded by the coding sequence ATGAATAAATTGGTCCTTGGTGGTCTGGTTGTTGCGGCTATGGCCTTCACAACAGCTTGCCAAAAGAAAGTTAAGCTCGACACTGATATGAAAAAAGCGAGCTATGCTATCGGTCAACAAATCGGTGGTAACTTGAAACAACAAAACATCGACTTCGATGCAGATGCATTGGCGATGGCTTTGAAAGACGCAGCAGCAGGTAAAAACGAAATGTCTAAAGAAGACATGCAAGCTGCTATGATGAAACTTCAAGAAATGGCGATGAAAAAACAACAGGAACAAGCTGAAGGTAATTCTAAAGCTGGTAAAGACTTCCTGGAGAAAAACAAATCTGCAGCGGGCGTGAAAACAACTGCTTCCGGTTTGCAATACATCGTTGAAAAAGAAGGCACTGGCGCTTCTCCGAAAAAAGAAGACGTTGTTAAAGTTCACTACAAAGGTACTTTAACTAACGGCGAACAGTTCGACTCTTCCTACGATCGTGGTCAACCGGCTGAATTCCCAGTTGGTGGCGTGATCCCAGGTTGGACAGAAGCTCTTCAGTTGATGAAAGTTGGCGGCAAAGCCAAGCTTTTCATTCCACCTGAGTTGGCTTACGGTCCATCCGGTCGCCCTGGCATTCCGCCAAACTCTGTTCTTGTGTTCGATGTTGAGTTGATCGACATCGTTAAACAAGACACTAAAAAGAAAAAGTAA
- the mnmH gene encoding tRNA 2-selenouridine(34) synthase MnmH — protein MSLKNIKPDELKRLFQQNIPLMDVRAPVEFQQGSIPGAVNLPIMTDEERARVGTVYKNQGNEAAVKLGHELVSGAVKEQRVNAWKSFVTANPEAVFYCFRGGQRSRISQAWLKEAGIERPLLTGGYKAARNYLIKQIEEFSVRQELIAVSGPTGSGKTHFLRGLKDHPIIDLEALARHRGSAFGNWEVPQPTQVDYENHLAREILLLEDKIQGKIKPLVEDESRLIGRISQPATFFIRLRSSPVIWIDEPLEVRTDNVFEDYILNSSIGQSLASTPRCAEENDILRGQALQLFARYRQSLQAIHRKLGGLRTQEVMADLENAELQYLNHAELSGNKVWIEKLLQYYYDPMYLGSLDRRHVTVLFKGTRIEAEKFVHGLR, from the coding sequence TTGAGCCTTAAAAACATCAAGCCCGATGAATTAAAACGACTGTTCCAGCAAAACATCCCGTTGATGGATGTTCGCGCCCCTGTGGAGTTTCAGCAGGGCTCAATTCCCGGAGCCGTCAATCTGCCAATCATGACGGATGAAGAGCGGGCCCGGGTTGGAACGGTTTACAAAAATCAGGGAAATGAAGCGGCCGTCAAGCTGGGGCATGAGCTGGTTTCCGGCGCCGTGAAAGAGCAGCGCGTGAACGCCTGGAAAAGTTTTGTCACGGCCAATCCCGAAGCGGTCTTTTACTGTTTCCGGGGCGGTCAGCGTTCGCGCATTTCTCAGGCCTGGTTGAAAGAGGCCGGGATTGAACGTCCGCTTTTGACCGGAGGCTATAAGGCCGCCCGCAATTATCTGATCAAACAAATTGAGGAATTTTCCGTCAGACAAGAGCTGATCGCAGTGTCCGGTCCCACTGGCAGCGGGAAGACGCATTTTCTGCGTGGACTGAAGGACCATCCGATAATTGATCTGGAGGCGTTGGCTCGGCACCGAGGCTCGGCCTTTGGCAATTGGGAAGTTCCGCAGCCCACCCAGGTGGATTATGAAAACCATCTGGCCCGTGAAATCCTGCTTCTTGAGGACAAAATTCAAGGAAAAATCAAACCGCTGGTGGAGGATGAAAGTCGTCTGATCGGGCGAATCTCACAGCCGGCGACGTTCTTTATTCGGTTGCGGTCGTCACCAGTGATCTGGATTGATGAGCCTTTGGAAGTGCGAACCGACAATGTCTTTGAAGACTACATTTTGAATTCCTCGATCGGGCAGAGTTTGGCTTCGACACCTCGCTGTGCCGAGGAAAACGACATCCTTCGTGGGCAGGCATTGCAATTGTTTGCCCGGTATCGCCAGTCTTTGCAGGCAATCCACCGTAAGCTGGGGGGATTGAGAACTCAGGAAGTCATGGCAGATCTTGAAAACGCCGAGCTGCAGTACCTGAATCATGCCGAGCTTTCAGGCAATAAAGTGTGGATAGAAAAGCTGCTGCAATATTACTACGACCCGATGTATCTGGGCTCTTTGGACCGTCGTCACGTGACGGTTCTGTTCAAGGGAACCCGCATCGAGGCTGAAAAGTTCGTCCACGGCTTGCGCTGA
- the selD gene encoding selenide, water dikinase SelD yields MTSSKISLTQTVQKGGCAAKVAASELREILRQVKFPAAHPALMVDGGLFDDAAIYKINDEIALVQTLDFFTPIVDTPKLFGEIAAANALSDVYAMGGKPKTAMGILAFPLATLPKEVIVDVMQGASDKIAEADANFVGGHSIDDDTLKFGLSVTGFVNPQRVWTNAGAKAGDHLILTKPLGTGTLTAGLKRQEVQEADIMEALQSMATVNNAVDYMTDVLKAEVHAATDITGFGLSGHGMQLANASQVSLRISFGKIPRFAKALSFLEKGFLTKAHRSNAEYTKESISVSGLESLQQHLLHDPQTSGGLLLSVSREVSADMVQALRAKFKSAEIIGEVLPRQDKAVIFEP; encoded by the coding sequence ATGACTTCCAGTAAAATTTCCCTGACTCAGACGGTGCAAAAAGGGGGGTGTGCTGCGAAAGTGGCGGCCTCCGAACTGCGCGAAATTCTGAGGCAGGTGAAATTCCCGGCGGCTCATCCGGCCTTGATGGTGGATGGCGGTCTTTTTGACGATGCGGCGATTTACAAGATCAACGACGAAATCGCCCTCGTGCAAACTCTTGATTTTTTCACTCCTATTGTCGACACCCCGAAATTGTTTGGCGAAATCGCGGCGGCCAACGCGCTGAGCGACGTCTATGCCATGGGCGGAAAGCCCAAGACGGCCATGGGCATTCTGGCATTTCCGTTGGCGACTTTGCCTAAGGAAGTGATCGTTGATGTCATGCAAGGGGCCAGCGACAAGATCGCTGAAGCTGACGCCAATTTCGTGGGCGGACATTCCATTGATGACGACACTCTGAAGTTCGGTCTGTCTGTAACAGGTTTTGTAAACCCGCAACGGGTGTGGACCAATGCCGGAGCCAAAGCCGGGGATCATCTGATCCTGACCAAGCCTTTGGGCACAGGGACTTTGACGGCGGGACTGAAACGCCAGGAAGTTCAGGAAGCTGACATCATGGAAGCTTTGCAAAGCATGGCTACCGTGAACAATGCCGTGGACTATATGACTGACGTGTTGAAGGCTGAAGTGCATGCGGCGACTGATATCACGGGTTTTGGTTTGTCCGGCCATGGCATGCAGCTGGCCAATGCCAGCCAAGTCAGTCTGCGAATTTCTTTTGGTAAAATCCCGCGCTTTGCCAAGGCGTTGTCATTCCTGGAAAAAGGTTTTTTGACCAAAGCGCATCGTTCAAACGCGGAATACACCAAAGAATCCATTTCGGTGTCGGGTCTTGAATCCCTGCAACAGCATTTGTTGCATGATCCGCAGACCAGCGGTGGATTGTTGTTGTCCGTTTCCCGCGAGGTCAGTGCCGACATGGTTCAAGCCTTGCGCGCCAAATTCAAATCTGCTGAAATCATTGGAGAGGTTTTGCCTCGCCAGGATAAAGCGGTGATCTTTGAGCCTTAA
- a CDS encoding twin-arginine translocase TatA/TatE family subunit, producing MNLGWTEILLIGGIALLLFGPSKLPNLGRSLGESIRGFKKGLNEDPAADEKEAKQQITQNPAKPMTEQQPQTEEKKETHNS from the coding sequence ATGAATTTGGGTTGGACAGAAATCCTGCTTATCGGTGGTATCGCTTTGCTTCTTTTTGGACCAAGCAAACTTCCCAATTTGGGACGTTCTTTGGGTGAATCCATCCGTGGCTTCAAGAAGGGTTTGAATGAAGATCCTGCCGCTGACGAAAAGGAAGCTAAACAGCAGATCACTCAGAATCCGGCAAAACCGATGACTGAGCAGCAGCCACAAACTGAAGAGAAAAAAGAAACGCACAACTCATGA